The Psychrobacter arenosus region GGTACCCAGTCCAAAATGATAGAAGTAGACCAAACTATCGATGCTGTATTAGCAAACTTATTCAAAAAATATCAATGTCGAGATAATAGCGAGCTTCCTCCACTTTCAGCATTTTATCAAGATACTAGAATTGATGTGATTCATTTCACTGATCAGGATGCTATTAGCTTAGTGAATAAGTTAGGGATAGAAGAAATGAAATATCGAAGTTTTGGTAGAGAAGGAGAGATAGAGATTGCCTCTCGTAATAAGATTCCAGCTGAGAGAAACTTCCAGCAGGACCATGACTTTATATTAAATATAACTGAAGGTAAACGTAACTTAATTGCTCATCCTAAGCGAGTAGTCTTTGGTTTGCCCCATAACTATTTTTATTCTGGGAAAAGTACTAGTGGTATGAGTGGAGATATAGATTCTATTACAGGAAGAAGAGCCTCCCCTTTAATCCAACATATCCATAAGAATAGTCAAAATCAATATCAGATTATTCAATGTCTATTAAAAAGTGAGTTTTTGCCGGGACATGACAATATAAAAATCACAGCTAAGCAAGGTAGAGATAAGAAAAAACCGATTAGTGTCACTGCAAGCCCCGATTGGAAGGTTATCACTGATTTTATGGATCGTCCGTTATTTGACAATAAGGAAACTTTGATATGAGTCAGAATAATGCCTATTTCCATTTTACTTTAGGACCAGTTCAAGGTTTTGTGTCTCAAGCTAGGCGCACCAGAGATTTTTGGGCCGGCTCATTTTTGTTATCTTGGTTAGCTGGCGTGGCTATGGAAGCCGTTAAGATACAAGGTGGTAAAATTATATTTCCAATTCCTGACGATGCATTTTTGTCTGCAATCCGTGGAGAGAATACTAATCATTTGCCTAAGCAAGGCGGTATACCTAATCGCTTTATGGCAGATATTGATCAATGTGCCTCATTTAGTGGACAAGCTGTCACTGATGCTGTGAATGAAGCTTGGTTGGCAGTATGTGATGTGGTATGGGAGCGAGATAAAGCAGGCTTAGTACAAGACAACAATAAAATCAGCCAAAGTATCTGGTACAGGCAAGTTACTAACTTCTGGGATATGAACTGGGTCATCACCCAAACTAATGATACTAGTGCCCTTGATAAACGCAAAAATCTACGTACTCACGTACCCTCTGAAGAAAGTGGCTATAAATGTATGATGATGGAAGGGTATCAAGAGCTAAGCGGTGCGGACGGCAAAAATAGTGGCAACAAACGCAAATCCTACTGGAATAAGTTAATACTACTTAATCATACAGACATTGATTTGCGTGATGGAGAGCAATTATGTGCCATAGCCTATGTTAAACGCCGTTTTGTTCGTGAGTTTAAAAAAGTGAGACAGTCTATAGAGGTACAAGGGCAACACATTATCGTTTATGGTTGGTCATTGCCACATAATATACCCTCTACTGCTTATATGGCAGCCACACCTTGGCTACTTAATTTATTTAGACAAGATCAGCAGACATTAGCTTATTTTAGTGAGTTTAATCAAGCTTTAGAAGAGATGGCAAGGATAGATGAGACATT contains the following coding sequences:
- the cmr1 gene encoding type III-B CRISPR module RAMP protein Cmr1, yielding MDLPNFNNSPGLIQATYYLNTPMFAAGSNQKEAELTPTTFKGVLRFWWRALNWSKIRLKYPDKKSSFQELYKQEAQLFGSAAKDGQGKSGQGACLVNAIAFINKPVTWRYTGDKQGINYLLGQGLYNFRNGLSRAAFAPEQSFSISLTVKDGFVDSIIDVLKLIGVLGGFGSRSRHAIGSVTLTKLSLLHNDGTQSKMIEVDQTIDAVLANLFKKYQCRDNSELPPLSAFYQDTRIDVIHFTDQDAISLVNKLGIEEMKYRSFGREGEIEIASRNKIPAERNFQQDHDFILNITEGKRNLIAHPKRVVFGLPHNYFYSGKSTSGMSGDIDSITGRRASPLIQHIHKNSQNQYQIIQCLLKSEFLPGHDNIKITAKQGRDKKKPISVTASPDWKVITDFMDRPLFDNKETLI